ATCTACGAACTAAACGTATTGGGTAGAGAGTCTTTATAGATGCACTAGATTCGCGTGCTTATGATTACTTTACCGAAGAACCTAATATCGGTACAAAGTTGTGGCTGATGTTTCATTCCATTAGTGGAGAGTAAATTTAAACACTGTCATCTCATGGTTACCAATTATAATCGCAACAATATTGCCATAGACAGCTGTGTACTTGGGTCTGTACTCTGGGGGAAGCCAGAAATGGTTCCGGCCATTCCATGTGATCCATGAATTCTTAATGAAGATTTCTCGGGTTTGCGGGTTCATATCATCGCTCTCTTCGGCCGACCTGCGAACAGGCCCAAGATAAAGAGCACCTAAGCTTGTGTTGAGGGACTGGTCATCGCTAGAGAATGACAGGCTTGTTATGCCAGGGGTGTCATCGAGGATGTGTATGCACTGTCCATTGAAAGGATTCCAAAGTCGCAGAGTGTTGTTCTATGGATCGGATCTCGAGTAAAACCAATCGTCTACGGGAGCACCTGATGCAGACACCAGTAACCTGCCATTTCGGGAAAAAGCGATTACAGAAATGGCGGTACTGTGGCCCTTGAGTGTCTGAAGACAATGCCCAGTGCATACATCCAAGAGCTGAGCTATTTCaccagaagacgaagccACGTACAAACCCTGCGGACAGAAAGTAATTGCGTAAGCTCCATGGTATTTATCAGAGATAACCACCTGTAGTGCCTGCAAGCAATGACCAGTCGACACATCACAGATCCGGAGCATTGAATCATCGGATAGTGATGCAAACTTGTCTCCATCAGGTGAGAAAGTCGCCACTCTGATCCAGCTTTGATGGGCGGTCAATGGCTGTAAACTCCCTCTGTTCGATAACTTCCAGATCAGTGAATAGTGATCATAAGTTATTAATGCGATCTTCTCTCCGTTTGGTGAGAAACGTAACCAGTGGGTTTTGGGGGCGCTAATTTTCTGGGAAAGCTCTCCACTTGACAGATTCCAATTTAGTACTTGATAATCCTGATCCTTTAATGCAATATTTCCTCCGTCAGGTGAAATCTGAGTCCAGCGCATCCCACTTCCATGATAGTCTAATGTCCACAGGACCATAGCCGCTGCCCAGTGGATAAATCCCAGAGGTAAAATGTGTTCTCATCATTCGACACCATTTTTTCTCCATCAGGTAACATAGCAACTGAGTAGACCTGGCTTGTATGACCTTCAAATGTCCTCAGCTGCTCTCCCGTAGATAGATTTCAAAGGTGTATTGTCTTTTTCACCCATGATAACAGTTTCCCCCATCACGTGATACCGTGAAAGCTTGGAATCTATCATCACTTTTGTTTGGAGCTACTACCCGGCCTTGCTCAGCTGACGTGCTCCAAAGTACCACTCTATCATCCAATGCTGCTGATGCGAGCAGCTTCTCACTATAATTCGAAGGTGAGAAAGCGACCGAGTGGACCCAGCTACTATGCCCTTCCATTTTCTGCAGGCATTGTTTCGTCAGTGGGTCCCAAAGCCAAACACTGTCATCATGGCTTGTTGATGGTGCCAGTGTTTTAGCATCAGGCGCGAACGCAACATCATAGAAAGGAACAGGATGCCAAAGTATTGCCAAGCAGTGTCCATACAAAGGATCCCATAGCCGTACGGAGTCATCCCATGACGCGGATGCGAGTATCTTTCCATTAGGAGAGAACGCAATTGCGGTTAACTTGTCCGAAGGGCCTTGGAGTCTGTGTAGGTTTTGTCCGGTCATTGGGTTCCACAGCTGTACCTCTGTTATGCGAAAGTTCGTTACGTTATTGCTTTTGTCGCCAAACGCTGATGCAAGAATCTCTCCATCGCAGGAGAAGGCGAGGACACGGATCTCCTCATCATAGGTTTTGATATCCTGCAGGCACTTTGCCGTTGTTGAATCCCAAATCCGTATGCTGCGATCATCTGATACTGACGCAAGTATATTTGCAAAGCGTGGAGCAGGTGAAAAGACGACTGCGCGAACACAATCAGTATGTCCCATAAGAATCTGGAGGCAGTTTCCAATGCATGGATCCCACAGGCGGACCGTCTGGTCATACGATGACGATGCAAGCATGTCGTCATTGCTTGAAAAAGCCACTTGATTGACTGCACGAGTATGGCCATGGAGCACTTGCAGACACTGCCCGGTTAATACATCCCACGGCCACACCCTGCTGCTTGATCGTGATGTTGACGCGAGGGTTTTCCCATTAGGCGAAAACGCGATGGTCCTATACGCATCCTGAAAATCACATCATTTACTTCACTATCCAGTGTCTGTAACAGATCTTGACCCTCAAGTGTATTTAAGCACTGTCCGCTTGAAGGGTCCCAGAGACGAACTTTGTGGCCTGATGTTGACGCAAGCACACTCCCATCAGGTGAGGAAGCAATACGGAGAACTGAATCAGGATTGCACTCAATTGTTTGCTGCAAAGAGCTCCAATGACTTCGAATAGTAGGTAGCTTTGCCATCCACTGCATTGGCATGTGACTGAAACGGTTGCGAATTTGACTTATCGATGGTGCAAATACAAGTGCGCTGAAATAGATTTGCAGCGGAGCTTTTTCCATTATTGACTGATTGGCTCAAGCAAGTCGTTTAGTATCCCAGATAAGATTGGTGACTTGGGGACATTTACTTTTCTGAATATAGCATTCTTCGGCAGATGGACGGCGTCGTTTTGACATTTGGCGGCGTAGAAATGAGGGGAATCGGCTGCAGATCAGCTCTAAGTGCAGTAATGATGATGCCAGGAAGATTTGTCTTTGATGAAGTTGTTCGTAAGCTTCATCGTGCTTTGCTGTCAGCTCAAGTCGGTCCGACTGTAATCACGTCCGTCGTTGGTCatgtttttgcttttctcggAGGCCAGGTGTTACACACGGGGCTTCCTTCAATGACTCTGTGACCAGTTAGCTATCTTGGTTAGATACGACCTACCCCGATGACTAGAATACACTGGTGATCGACAACGGTGGGTGACCTGAGGTTCGAAAGGAATAATGCAACAAGTGCACTTCGTGAGTAGCATTCGAAGGTACAAGGGCCAGGTCTATTGAGTACGTATATTCAATAGGCAGATGGTGCGAACGAGTTGAGCTGGTACGAAAGTGTGAATGTAGCTATCAAGTAACCGCTGACTATCCGTATACTACCCAGTCACGTGAGGTTATGTGTAGACGAGTACTGGCTTCCTTGACTCTCATAGGTAATCCCACCGACATGTTGTCTCTCGAATCACCGAGATAGTTCCGCGCACTCCACAAAATGCGATTGCGGGAGACTACTACTACACGATCAATGAGAGCGACCCACCTCGAGACCCAAGGATCCCGGTGTCGATCTTCAGCTCCCCCAAAAGCGCCCATTGTTTACCTTTGGCCTAATTCGGAAAGCACACGACAGCTCAGCTCATAATTCTTCGCTACTCCGCATGAGATTGCTCATAAATTAGCCTCTCCCATGAATTTGTGCTGCTGCGGTTCACCGACTCAATGATGGAGCAGTGGCTATAAATAAAAGAGTCGAAATGCCCCTCACTAAGCCCCTCCGAACCCCACCTGGAAACCCCTCGTTCTCCAATGGCCGTCGCAACCGGTCCACCTGCTATGTCACCCTGCGTTGTTAGTCGCTACTTAATTAAGGGAAAATGGGGCCTTAAGGCAGCAATGCGGTGGCCAGCTGAACGCGGCATGATATAAATACACCGTCCACCTTGGCTTCCCagcttcaacctcatccacctTCTACTTCCTATCCTTCCTACCTACCGCTCCTAAACAAACCTCCAAAATGGGTTCCTTCCACCACACTGCCCGCAACTGGCGCATCAAAGTCGACAACGGCGTCACCTTGTTCCGCGTGGAGGTCAAAGATCTCCATGGCAACTGGGTTGAACGGACAATCCGTTTGGATGATCACATTGGCAACACTGATGGTAATCCACCATACTCCTCCCCAGTGCCTAGATATACACACAATACATAGATGGCTCACACAAAGGATGCACAGGCTGGTTCATCTGGGGCGGAAAGAACTTCACCCAATCCGCCAGGGATATCCGCTTGGAGGATACTGAGTGGGGTCCCAAGCTGGTCGCCGTGATGCGCTCGAACGACGGTGGCGACCGTGGTTTACAGGGAATGTTGTTGGGCGATAAGATCGAGAACAGGAACGGAGAGCTTCACTTCACCGGTCCTTGATTGATGTGGCAGGGCTGTCATCGATCCATGAGGAAATTTTGATTCTTGTGAATGTTATATCTTGAAATACATATGAtaaccctttttttttcatctccttttcttctccaaagttTTCGCtgaacctttttttttttttttttttttttctcgtaGGGGATGATGTAAAGAGTCTCGGTCATGAATCACTAAACGTAAATCTAAAGATTGACTTGGCCAATAACTAACCTTATGTTGTGTACAAGCATAATCGATATCACATGCTCCAGTCAATTATTGATTGACATGTCATGTCTGAAGTGTAAGATGGCTGTGGAGTCAACCGGATATTCTAGCACAATCTAATAGATTGGGTCGGCCCGTTCCAATCCGCCTGCTCAACCCTATCGACATCGAAACCACCAATATGAGGTATACAACCTTAGCTCGTACAATTTAGACTTCGATCGACTCCCATTCATTTGTTCAATCATTTGTGCGCCCGGACTTCGAGTACATTCAAACATATCATATCAAGTGACTTAAAAAGCAAATCGCCTTGGGATGGAATATGATCTATAAATTTGCGGGGAAGAATAACGACCTGAAACAAGTGAGTTGTGACTTGGGACATTATTTGACAGGATTTGGAGTATTCAGAATAGGCATTTTACTTTGAAAACGCAATACATTGATGGACGCAAGACAGTCATATCTTCCTACGAAATATTCACCATAAGTAGATAGCAATACGTCCATTGATATCTATAAGCTCCTTTCAACAGGCACAGGTCTCCCTGACAGAGCACCGTCCTTGCACCTGTTATATAAATTACGAACACCAATGATTCTATCAAAACGAAACACGATCATGAAAGTAGGGGTTACAAGTCAGTGACCGCGACTGTACACTCGAGACCAGCGATCGAGACTGTACCCTAGAGGTCGACCAACAAGCGCAAGGGATACACTGGAAAGCTGTCAATGGCACACATGCTTCCGGAGATATTGAAGCAGGCGCGTTGGAGAAATCACACAGACAGAAGAGATCCCGAAACTGCTTTGAGGAGAACGGGCGTGTTCAAAAATCGAGGGTCTGCTGCACAGTAgctgttgtggttgttaTCGTTATGATTGTTTTGTTGCTTTTATTCTTCGGGGCCTGGGATTGAGTCTAGAACTCAGTCAGCTATTATAAGATGC
The sequence above is a segment of the Aspergillus oryzae RIB40 DNA, chromosome 3 genome. Coding sequences within it:
- a CDS encoding CVNH domain-containing protein (predicted protein), translating into MGSFHHTARNWRIKVDNGVTLFRVEVKDLHGNWVERTIRLDDHIGNTDDGSHKGCTGWFIWGGKNFTQSARDIRLEDTEWGPKLVAVMRSNDGGDRGLQGMLLGDKIENRNGELHFTGP
- a CDS encoding WD40 repeat domain-containing protein (predicted NTPase (NACHT family)), which codes for MEKAPLQIYFSALWMAKLPTIRSHWSSLQQTIECNPDSVLRIASSPDGSVLASTSGHKVRLWDPSSGQCLNTLEGQDLLQTLDSEVNDDAYRTIAFSPNGKTLASTSRSSSRVWPWDVLTGQCLQVLHGHTRAVNQVAFSSNDDMLASSSYDQTVRLWDPCIGNCLQILMGHTDCVRAVVFSPAPRFANILASVSDDRSIRIWDSTTAKCLQDIKTYDEEIRVLAFSCDGEILASAFGDKSNNVTNFRITEVQLWNPMTGQNLHRLQGPSDKLTAIAFSPNGKILASASWDDSVRLWDPLYGHCLAILWHPVPFYDVAFAPDAKTLAPSTSHDDSVWLWDPLTKQCLQKMEGHSSWVHSVAFSPSNYSEKLLASAALDDRVVLWSTFHGIT
- a CDS encoding uncharacterized protein (predicted protein), which translates into the protein MYALGIVFRHSRATVPPFLDDQSLNTSLGALYLGPVRRSAEESDDMNPQTREIFIKNSWITWNGRNHFWLPPEYRPKYTAVYGNIVAIIIGNHEMTVFKFTLH